Proteins from a single region of Xiphias gladius isolate SHS-SW01 ecotype Sanya breed wild chromosome 2, ASM1685928v1, whole genome shotgun sequence:
- the phlda1 gene encoding pleckstrin homology-like domain family A member 1 gives MLENGRKVFKEGLLEKRSDGLLQLWKKKHCVLTEDGVLLLPPKQHDHPQHHQPHHGGGDAGKVKELHFANMKTVDCVERKGKYVYFTVVMTEGKEIDFRCPQDEGWNAEITLQMVQYKNRQAILAVKSTRQKQQLLVVQMPGQKTVRSAPNVA, from the coding sequence atgctggAAAACGGGAGGAAGGTGTTCAAGGAGGGTCTGCTGGAGAAGCGCAGCGACgggctgctgcagctctggaaGAAGAAGCACTGCGTCCTGACCGAGGACGgcgtgctgctgctgccgcccaAGCAGCACGACCACCCGCAGCACCACCAGCCGCACCACGGCGGCGGGGACGCGGGCAAAGTCAAGGAGCTGCACTTCGCCAACATGAAGACGGTGGACTGCGTGGAGCGCAAAGGCAAGTACGTCTACTTCACGGTGGTCATGACGGAGGGGAAGGAGATCGACTTCAGGTGCCCGCAGGACGAGGGCTGGAACGCGGAGATCACCCTGCAGATGGTCCAGTACAAGAACCGGCAGGCGATCCTGGCCGTCAAGTCCACCCggcagaagcagcagctgctggtcGTGCAGATGCCCGGCCAGAAGACGGTCCGCAGCGCGCCGAACGTGGCGTGA